Below is a genomic region from uncultured Sunxiuqinia sp..
ACAAGAATATCAACAACTTGCGACTCTACTAATATCAACAATCTGAAAATATAAATTATTTGAAGAATTTTCGACATAAATGTCCGAATTACGATTTTTTGAACAATTGTTTTGCAAATTCATTTTTTTATATATTTTCGTATTCGTTAAGTTTTTTTAACATTTATTGAAATTGAAGGTTTCAAACTATTTTTTTCTGAGAGGAACGATTTATTTGGGGGAATAGGCGTTCCGAAATCTCATCAGGGGGATAAAATTGAATTTTTACTATCTTTATTATAGATAAGAATTGATGCTGTTTAATTATTAAAATTATTTCTATGAAAAGAATCGCATTATTACTTGCAATTTTTGCAATTGGTTTGCAGTCGCTTTGGGCTCAAACCAGGGAAATTACAGGTACGGTAACTTCCGCGGAAGATGGAAGTACCATTCCTGGAGTTTCTGTATCGGTAAAAGGTACCACGCTTGGTACAATTACGAATCTTGATGGGCAATATACTTTGAAAGTCCCACAAGATGCCAATACATTGGTTTTTTCGTTTGTTGGTATGCAAACTCAAGAAGCTACCATTCAAGGAACAAAAGTTGATGCAGAATTGGAATCAGATGTCGTTGGAATCAACGAAGTTGTAGTAACAGCAATCGGAATCCAAAGGTCAAAAAAGGCATTAGGTTACGCTACATCCACGGTGAAAAACGAAGAATTGGTGAGCGCTCGTGAAGCAAACGTTGTGAATTCGCTTGCAGGAAGAGTCTCAGGAGTTCGCGTCACACAACAATCTGGCACACTAGGTGGCTCCTCAAAAATAATTATTCGAGGAGCAAATTCACTGGGAGGAAACAACCAACCACTTTTTGTTGTTGACGGGGTTCCTATCTCAAACTCTGGCTATAATGGCACTAGAAACCAAATTATCGCCGGAGGTGTTGATGCGGGTAATAGGGCATCTGATATCAACCCTGACGATGTTGAATCAATGACTGTATTAAAAGGGGCTGCTGCTTCTGCATTATACGGAGCTAGAGCTAAAGATGGTGCTATTATTATAACCACAAAAAAAGGGAAAAAGAATCAAGATCTGACAGTCACAATCAATTCCTCGATTAGGCTAGATAATGTTTTAAAGCTTCCTGATTTTCAAAATGAATATGCTCAAGGAAATCAAGGAGAATATGACAAGGACAGATCCAATGGATGGGGTCCAAAAATTAGTGACGTCACAGGGCAAACATTTACCAATTTTCTAGGAAATGATGTCACTCTCCAAGCGTATCCAGATAATGTTAAAAATTTCTATGAAACTGGAGTCTCATACATCAATAGTGTCGGATTCGCTGGCGGAAGTGATTTAACTGATTATCGACTTGGTGTAACAAACTATGACCAGACTGGAGTCACACCCGATTCTAAGCTAAAAAAGTATATTATTGCTTATAACGGCGGAACCAAAATAAATGATAAAATAGAGGTTCGCTCTTCGATTAATTTCATTAATTCTAAAACTTCGGGGAAACCCGCTCAAGGATCCAACGACCCGAACGTATTAACTAATATAATAAACGGCTTACCAAGAACGATCAGCAATAGCATTTTAAGAAATAATGTTACTGATGCTGATGGACTCCCTTACGAAGTTGTAAAAAATACAAATAACCCGTATTGGGTAACACAAAATAACGTCTGGGAAAACGAGCTGAATAGAGTATATGGTAATTTTAGTATTGACTATAACATTCTGGACTGGCTAAAACTCACAGCTCGTGTTGGTAATGATTATTTTCATGAATGGAGACGACATGTTACTGCAATGAACACGATCACTGCTGCTACCGGACGTTTTAACGTCCGAAATATCACTCGAAATCAATTAAACACTGACATCATGCTTACTCTAAATAAAAAATTGTCAGATGATTTCGACCTAACAGCAGTTTTAGGGCACAATACAAACGAACGCTTTTCTAGATTAGACTACATCACTGCAAACGACCTTATTGCTTCGAATGTTTATGTTCCTCAAAATGCTAAATCAGTTGCAACAAACACAGAAACATTTAAACAACGTCTCATTGGTGCTTATTTTAATGCAACGCTAGGCTATAAAAACATGCTTTACATAGATGTAACAGGAAGAAATGACTGGTCTTCAACTTTGCCAAAGCAAAACAACTCGTACTTCTATCCATCTGTAAGTGGCAGTTTCATTTTTACAGAGGTTATTCCCAAGAACGACATTCTCACATATGGTAAAATTCGATTGAACTGGGCAAATGTCGGGAGTGATGCAAATCCTTACAGTTTGGATTTCACGTATTCCCCAAAAGACACTTATTTCCTTCAGTATTTAGGCTATGAAGGTACACTTCCTCACGGAAGCAGAGCTGGATATGAAGCTCCAAATACAATCCCCCCTGGTGACCTACTTAAACCTCAAAACGTTGTCTCTTATGAAGTTGGAACAGAATTGAAATTCTTCAAGAGCAGAATTGGACTTGATTTTAGTTACTATAAAACAAATACAACGGATCAAATTATTTCGATTGCTGTTGCTAAATCTACTGGGTTTTGGTATAAATATGTTAATGCTGGTGAGATACAGAATGAAGGAATTGAGCTAGCTTTATCAGGAACCGCTATAAAATCAACAAATTTCTCTTGGGATATAAATGTAAACTTCTCGAAAAACAAAAACACTGTTGTAGAACTTGCCGAAGAATTGAAAAACTACGCTCTTACTAGTGGATGGAGTGGACTTGCAATAAAAGCGGCTCCAAAAGAGTCTTTTGGCCTTTACGGTGCGGCTTGGGAACGAGATTCAGAGGGAAATATCGTATATGACGCAAGCAATGGACGCAGAAAAGTTATTCAAGATCAGCGATTAGGTGATATTTACCCCGACTGGACAATGGGAATAAGTAATTCTTTTAGCTATAAAAACTTCAACTTAAGTTGCTTAGTAGACATCCGTCAAGGTGGGGTAATATACTCTGAAACAGTTGGTTCATTAAGGCTTAGTGGATTGGCAAAAGAAACCCTTGAGCACAGAGAAGGAACTTTTGTGCCTGAAGGAGTAAATAAAAATTCGGACGGAACTTATACTCCGAACACAAAAGCTGTCACAATACAAGACTACTGGGAAGATGTTGCAAAAACGAGTAATACTGAAGGAAATATTTTTGATGCCTCTTATGTAAAGCTTAGAGAAGTAACCCTTTCATACAAACTTCCTAAATCTATTCTGGATAATACGTTCATTTCTTCTGCTTCTATTGGAGTTGAAGGACGCAACTTGTGGATAATAAAAGACCATGTTCCCCACATTGATCCTGAAGTTAACTTCTTTGGATCAAGCTTAACAGGAGAAGGAGTAGAGTTTCAAAGCGTACCTTCAACAAGAAGTATCGGTTTCAACGTAAAACTTAGCTTTTAACACCTAATTTTGTATAATATGAAAATTCTAAAATATTTTTTAATCCTTTCGGTAATCTTTTCTGCTTCATGCAGTGATTACTTGGATATCAACAAAGATCCCAATAGCAGCGATGCTATAAACCCCGAGTATCTCTTCAATTATGGAGTCATTGCTTTCTCTGCAAATAGAAATGGTGGTGATGGATCAATCCCCTTGGGATTTGGATCTCAGATATGGGCTACAGGCTGGTCCGAAGGCTGGGGAACTGGATCGGAAGACACCTATGAATTTAGTGTATACACACTAAACAACACATGGTCTGCTGTTTATGTAAATACAGGGAAAAACCTAAATCAAGCAATTCAAATTGCCGAAAACTCTGTTCCCAAGCAATCTAATGCTAAAGCTCAGTGCATGATCATGCAAGCATACAACTTTTATCAAGGAACTACTCTATTTGGAGACATGCCCTTCACTGAAGCCTTAAAGCTTGACATCAGTGAACCAAAATTTGACACTCAAAAGGACGTTCTAGAAGGGATCATCAAAATGTTAGATGATGCAATTGACGAAGTTGACCTTAACTCTTCTCTCAAAATTGATGATTATTTTTATGGTGGAGATATGGAAAGATGGATCAAAGCAGCTAAATCATTAAAATTCAGAACACTCATGCTAATGGTAGATGCTGATAACACAAAAGAAGCTGCTATCAAAACAATGCTGATTGATGGAGGAATGATATCTAGTACTGAAGATGAAATGATTTTCCCATTTATTGATAAAACAGGGAACAAACATCCAATGCGAGCTATTAGAGAAAAATACTATGGCCCATCGGGTATCGAGGATATGTTTCCAGGAAAAAGTCTGGTAGATATCATGAATTTGCATAGTGACCCAAGGAGACCTGTCTATTTTAGATTTGGGTATACGAATGAAGAAGAGACAACCCTTGAGACAAATTACATCGGCTGCGAAGCAACTGTTGACCGGATCAAGAATGAGCCCGGAGCAACCTCTTTCTTTAATGGAGACGTAATTTGGGCTGGTGATAAAGGAGATGAAATTTTCACTTATTCAGAACAACTATTACTTGAAGCTGAGGCTCAGATACGTTTCAATAACGACCTATCTAAAGGACGTGAACTATTTGAAGATGCTCTTGAGGCCTCTTGCACCCGCTGGGGGATAACAACAGACTTAACTGAGTTTAAGAAAACTTATCCTGAGTTCACCTCAACTTCGGTTGCTTTAAAAGCAATCTATGAGGAATTCTGGGTTGATCAAATGGTTAGACCCGGAGAGGCTTGGACTAACTGGAGACGTTCTGGAACTATCGGAAATGAGATTCCTGCATTGTCGGCTCCAGAAAATGCAAAAGAAGGAGGAGCAGGAATCGAAAACATGTTCAGAAGATACACTACACCTCCAGATGTTTCTTCGGCAAACCCGAATGCACCAGAGGATGTACAATTCTACGATCGTCTTTGGTTTGACAAATAAACCTTAAAGTATAGGACTGGAGTGGCACTTCTTTCTCCTTCAATTTCAAAGAAAAGTTCTCAGTAACTGCCGCTCCAGTCCTTCATACAAAAACTGACCGCCTCAAACTAGAATTTGAGACGGTCAGTTTATATTTATTTTAGTTCTAAAAATCTGTCTAGTTTGTTTAGAACCTGTCATTTCATCGGTTGAGACTAGTTCACTTCACCATTTGCGATCAGCCACTCGGCAATTTGTACCGCATTTAGCGCCGCACCTTTTTTAATTTGATCACCCACACACCAAAAGGTTAACCCTTTCGGATTAGTAATGTCTTTTCGTAAGCGGCCAACGTAAACATCATCCTTACCCGCTACAAACAAAGGCATTGGATATTCATTACTCTGAGGTTTGTCAATGACAGTCAATCCTTCGAATTTTTCGAATGCTTCACGAACCTGAGCAACAGTTAACTCTTCTTCAGTTTCTAACCAGATGGCTTCGGAGTGAGAACGAGCAACAGGAACACGCACACAAGTAGCACTAACCTCGGTATCGGTATGCATAATCTTTTTGGTTTCCCAGTTCATTTTCATTTCCTCTTTGGTGTAGTCATTATCCAGAAACACATCAATATGAGGAATAATATTCATCGACAACTGATAAGCAAATTTATCAATCGTAGGCTCTTCTCCATTTGCAATCTGCCGAGTTTGCTCTTCCAACTCTGCAATTCCCTGTGCACCAGCACCACTGGCAGCCTGATAAGTTGCCACTTGCACTTTTGTAATTTTCGATAAATTCTGAATCGGTTTTAACGCCACTACCATCTGAATTGTTGAACAGTTCGGGTTGGCAATAATATTTCGCGGGCGAACTTTTGAATCCTCAGGATTTACCTCCGGAACCACCAAAGGGACATCATCGTCGTAACGAAAGGCGCTGGAATTGTCAATCATAATTGCTCCATGCTTTGTAATTGTTGAAGCAAAATCTTTTGAAATTGATCCGCCGGCTGATGTCAGGGCAATATTAATATCCTTGAAATCATCGTTATGTTTCAGTTCCTTAACAGTCAGTTTCTTTCCTCTAAATTCATACTCTTTCCCGGCACTTCGCGCCGATCCAAATAAAACTAACTCATCGAGTGGAAAATTACGTTCGGCCAAAACTTTTAGAAATTCCTGACCAACAGCACCACTTGCTCCAACAACTGCAACTTTCATAATTAAAATAATTTTGTTAACTTCAGTTTACTAATTTACGTTCTTCAAAACGCAGTCTAAAGTCCGCAAAATTAACGGTTTGCTTTTAATTTTTTACACAATGTGGCGTACAAATAGCATTTTTATTTTTCTGCTTATAAATTTATTAACAATTGAAAGTCACGCAACTGAGATTTGGAGGGAAGATTTTTCAGCTCCAAATATAGGCGTTTGGGGTGATGCTGACGGTTCAACCATTCATATTGACACTTCTTCAGCAATGAACTGGCACATCAAATTTGACAACTGCATCTTTACTGCAGAAAACGACTATCTAAAAACCGTTTCAACTTCTGGTGGTCGTTTTGAAGCATTAGATTGCGATGGAGAAGCGGTCTGGATTTCAGAATGGATTTCAATTCGGAACTATTCAACGATTAATTGCGAGTTAACTGCCAAAGAAACTGGCAGCGGAAAAAATCCGGCCAGCAAGTACCTGAAAGCTTTCTATCAGCTGAATGAGAATGAAAAAGTGCAGTTTGAAACGAATGGTATCAACCAAGGGGATTGGGAAGAATCTGTAGTCAGGGAATCGCAACTAAACGGCGACTCCCTCCGGATTATCGTGTACCTAAACAGCAGTTATGCGAATGACAAAGTTATTTTGGATGACATCCGGGTTTGGAGCGATCAGACTGAAACGATTGATGAAAACCAACTGGCTAAAGCTGGAGATATTTTAATTAATGAGGTACTTTTTAACCCTTATCCCAACGGTGTCGATTTTGTTGAACTATTCAATAAGTCCCAAAAGTCAATCAGGCTTGATCATTTGTCTTTGGCCAACCGAGATGAAGATCAATCTCTAAAACAGCTTATTGCTTTGTCCGAATCGCCAATCCTCCTGTTTAAACCCCAAACCTACCTTGTACTGTGCAAAGATCAAGATAAAATACGGAGCTTTTACGACACCAATTGTTCGTTATGTTTTCTCGAAATGAATAATATGCCGGCGTTTAACAATGATGATGGACATGTCGTCTTACTCAATGATTTATTAGAAGTCATTGATGAAATGCACTACGCTGAACGTATGCATCACCCTCTTTTAATCGATAAAGAAGGTGTTTCGCTCGAACGAATTTCACTTACTGAATCAGGCTTGAATCCCGCCAACTGGAACTCGGGCACCGCTGAAAACCATTTTGCAACTCCCGGCTTTAAGAATTCAATAGCCGATTCGGAAAACATCTCAGAAGATCTGGTGGAACTCAAGCCTAAAATTTTTTCACCAAACGACGATGGTTATAATGACATGCTTCACATCAGTTATCAGTTTCGCAGGACGGACTACATTGCCAACCTAACAATATTTAACTCGACAGGTCAGGCCATTCGTGATCTAGTGAAAAATGAACCAGCCGGTAGTCGCGGCGAATGGACTTGGGAAGGACAGCAAAACGATGGAAACAAAAGTCATATTGGCGTCTATATTTTATTGGTCGAACTACATTCGCCCAGTGGTGACGTCAAGCAATATAAAAAAGTTTGTACCTTGACTGGCCGACTGGAATGATTTTTTGAAATTTTTGTAACAAACCATCACAATAACAGACAAAAAAGAAAAAGCAAAACATGAAACGCAGCCTTCATTACTTCGCGTGGAGAGAAGTCACCCGATCTTCCGCATTTGGGAAAAGTCTGGCAACCACGATTATGCTCGGCTTCTTAGCCCTCTATTTTTCAGCCAACTTTCTGATACTCGGTTTTTTTTTACCGAACATAATTGGAGAAGAATTCCCTGATGCTAATCCGGTAAGCATTTTCAACAGTTATTTGCTGGTTTATTTTGCTTTTGACCTGCTTTTCCGGCAGATCTTACAAAATTTACCAACCATTAGCTTCAAGCCATTTATTATTCTGAATGTGAAAAGAAGCCAAGTTGCCCGTTACCTGCTGTTGCGATCAGCCATTCACTTTTTCAACTTCCTCCCCTTCTTTTTATTAATCCCCGTAACGTTTTCTCTTATAGCAGCCAACTATCCACTTGCGAATACATTGGCTTGGTTTATGGGAATAGTGCTAATGATTTTCACGAACCACTTCTTAACAACCTATCTGAAATGGTGGATTAATGAAAGTGGCTATGGCTTTTACATTTTTATTGGTTTGTTTGTAAGCTTGTATGCGATCAATTTCTTTGGAGTGGCAGATTTAACCGGAATGTTTGGTCATTTTTTCGATTCAATTTTGGTTAATCCGTTACTTACAGCTGCATTGCTCATTCCACTTGTTGTATTTATTGCCCTCAATTTCAATTACCTGAAGAAAAACCTTTACCTCAATCTAGTTGCTAAAAAGCAGAAAGACAACAATATTCGTGATTTTTCGTGGATGAATCGGTTGGGAGACTATGGAAAATTTATTTCTCTGGAAGTACGCATGATTTGGCGAAACAAACGCCCGCGTACCCAATTTATGATGACCATTCTTTTTCTATTTTATGGTTTGTTGATTTACAAAGACTCTGGAAACGGCATTCCCGATTTCATTTTTATCCTGGGAGGCTTGCTCATGGTTTCAATGTTCTCCATCTCGCTGGGGCAATTTTTCCCGGCATGGCACAGTGGCTATTTCTCGATGCTGATGACCCAGAACTTTAAAATGAAGCAATTTCTGCAGTCATTTTATTACATGAATGTGGTGGTTTCCTTTGTGTATTATTTACTGACCCTTCCCTACGTGCTTCTCGACTCTCGAATCATTTATTATCATTCAGCCATGCTGCTTTACCACATCGGCATTAATATGAACCTGATATTTTTGTTCGGAAAAAACAGCAAACGTGCACTTGATTTAAGTGGATCATCCATGTTTAACTACCAGGGGATGGGAGCATCGCAGTGGTTGATCTCTTTCCCGTTGATCCTTGGTCCGGTTATCATCTATGTTTTATCGAAATTGGTACTTGGTGCCAACGGCGCATTAATTCTTTTAGGAGGGCTGGGCATTGTAGGTATTTTAGCTCAACCTCAACTATTTAATTACTTTACAAGAGCTTACTTAAAACAGAAACATCGTTTAATTAAAGACTATAAAAATTCCTGATCATGATAGAAATTAGCAACCTGATAAAAGCATACAATAAAGAAGTTGTTCTGAACATTCAGCAGCTGACGATAAACCGTGGAGAAGTATTTGGTTTAGTGGGCAATAATGGAGCCGGAAAAACCACTTTATTTAACCTCATTCTCGACCTGATTGTACCGAGTAAGGGACACGTAATTAACAACCAAATCAACGTTCAGGAATCCGAAGATTGGAAATCATTCACCGGGGCATTTATTGATGAAAGTTTTACCATTGGATACCTCACGCCCGACGAATATTTTGGTTTTATTGCAGAACTTCGTGAACTGAACCAAGCCGACATGGATAAGCATTTGGATCGCTATGAAGATTTTTTCAATGGAGAATTACGTGGTAAAAAGAAATTTATTCGGGATCTGTCGAAAGGAAATCAAAAAAAAGTCGGTATTGCTGCGGCAATGATGGGTAATCCAGAAGTCGTTATTTTAGACGAACCGTTTGCAAACCTCGACCCCGGGTCTCAATACAAATTGCGCCATCTGATTAAAGAGCAGGCTGCAGAAATGGGAACCACCTTCCTGGTTTCCGGGCACACACTTGATAACATTATTGATGTTTGCTCGAGGCTGGTTATTCTTGAAAAAGGAAAAATTGTAAAAGACGTACCAAAAACGGAAACAACGCTCAGCGAAATTGAAGATTTCTTTGCCGGGGTGAAAGAAGAAGTTGGAGTTGAGCTATAACTCCAGGATGCAAAATGGCAGTGGGCTTTCGCCTACTGCCATTCCAATAAGTTATGAGTTATCCTGCTACTAGATCAATTCCTTAATCACTTTTATTGCGCTTTCGTAATCGGGCTCATCCGTTACTTCAGGAACAATTTCAGCATATTTTACTACGCCATCTTTGTCAATTACAATTGTACCCCGGGTAAGCAAACGCAACTCTTTAATGAGGTAGCCATATTTTGTTCCAAAATCAACATCTTTATGATCCGATACTGTGATCACTTTATCTAGCCCTTCGGCGGCACAAAAGCGATTTTGAGCAAAGGGCAAATCACATGAAATCGATAAAATAACGGCATCGCCTAAGTTAGAGGCCTCGTCATTAAACTTGCGATTTTGCGCCTGACAAACACCTGTGTCAATAGATGGATAAAGTGCCAAGACACGCACTTTGCCATCATAGTCTGATAATTTTACGGGGCTTAAGTCTGATCCAACTACTGTAAAATCAGGAGCCTTATCTCCCACTTTTATTGGTTCGCCTAATAATGTTAATGGGTTTCCTTTAAAGGTAATTTTTCCGGTTGTTTCTTTCATTTCTTTATTATTTAATTTCAAGCTAAAAAACAAACGAATATCACACTTGTTTAGTCAACCCTCATGCTATTTTTGAGCTTTTTTTTAGTTCCTTTTTATATATTTTATAATCAACGATTTATCGAGCGTCTGTGCGGTAGCTGCTCCCGCTTGAATTTTTCGAACCACATTCATTCCTTCAATCACCCGCCCAAAAGCAGAAAACCCCTGTCCTTCAGGATTCCGCTTTCCGCCATAATCTAAATCCGGCTGATCTCCCACGCAAATGAAAAATTCAGTCGATGCTGTTCCCGGTTCAAGCCTGGCCATTGAAAAAGTTCCATCCAAATGTTTGATGCCGGTCTCATCAGTTGTTTCATGAACAATTGGCTCGTGCATTTCAATTAACTGATCATCTCTCAAACCGCCCTGAATCACTTCAATTTTAATCGGATTTTCAGGTTGATTATCTAATCGCACCACCCGATAAAAAGAAGAATTCTCATACACGCCATCATCAACCAACCTCAAGAATTTTTTAACTGTTACGGGCGCCTTGTCAGAATAGAGCTCTATCAAGATCGAACCAAGTTCAGTTTCTATATTGACAACCAGGTTCTTCTTTTGCTGACAAGAAAAGAAGAACAACAGACTAACCAGAATGGAAGCTAACTTCATCGCTATTTTTTCTTTAAAGAAACAAAAAAGAACTCACTGCGAAGGTGAATTCGGTCAATACAAATCAATTAAGAAACGAATAATTTTCTCTTGTGATCATTAAGTTCACATTGTATTAATTACTGATTAACAAAGACTAGCAATCTTAGCATCAACTATTTTACTTAATTCATGAAATCGAAAATAAGAGATTTAAAAGTTTCTGTTATTTCAGATGTACATTTGGCGACTCACGCTTGTAAAGCCAAACCATTGCTAAAATATCTGAAATCAATCAATCCCGAAATTTTAGTTTTAAATGGCGACATCATTGACTCCTGGCGTTTTTCACGAAACTACTTCCCAAAGCCCCATTTAAAGGTGGTTCGCCAGTTTATTAAGATGCTGGAGAAGGGAGTAAAAATCTTCTATATCACCGGCAATCACGACGAATTCCTGCGGAAGTTCAATGGTGCCGAAATGGGGAACTTAAAAATCGTCAACCAGTTAATATTAGACTTGGACGACCAGAAAACGTGGATTTTTCACGGCGATCTGTTCGACCACGTCATCCATCAAGCCAAGTGGCTGGCAAAATTTGGAGCCGCAATTTATGGATTACTTACTGTTGCTAATAAGTCCGTCAATACCATGTTGCGACTGTTCAAGTTAAAGGATGTAATTATTTACAAAAGCATAAAAGAGAAGTTGATTAAAGATAAAACTCAACTCACACACTTTGAAGAGGTGATCACCAAAATTAGTGGCGAACGCAATTACAAAACCGTAATTTGCGGGCACACGCATATCCCGAGAGATAAGTCGACACTCACGGCGAATGGTTTAGTTCGCTATATCAATTGTGGCGACTGGGTAGAACATTTTACGACAGCCGAGTACCACCATAAAAAATGGCATCTTTTTCATTATATCGATAATCAGGAAGACGATGAAAACAATGAGGAACCGGACATTCCTAATAAAAAGGAAGTCTACAAATCGCTCTTCCAGGAGTTAGCAGTGGCCAACCTATTGTAAGCTGAAATATGAAAATACTATACGCCATTCAAGGCACAGGAAACGGCCACCTGGCCCGGGCAACTGAAATTGTTCCCTTACTAAAAACAATGGTGGAAACCGACGTTTTGGTGAGCGGTATTCAAGGAGATCTACAGCTCCCGTTCGATGTCAAATACAAATACTATGGGTTAAGCTTTATTTTTGGAAAAAAGGGCGGTGTCAGCTTTTTGAAAACCTTGTTGAAATTAAAGCCTTTTCGCTTTATTAAAGATGTATACAAACTGCCGCTCGATAATTACGATTTAGTGCTTTGCGATTTTGAGCCTGTTACTGCCTGGGCATGCAAACTGCGAGGGAAAAAAGCCGCTGGGGTGAGTCATCAAAATGCCGTACTTCACTCAAATGCGCCAAAACCCCAAAAAGCAGATTGGTTGGGAAATACGATTCTAAAAAAATACGCTCCAAGCACTAAAAAATATGGATTCCACTTTCAGAAGTTGGATGAGAACAATTTCACTCCGGTTATT
It encodes:
- a CDS encoding ABC transporter ATP-binding protein; protein product: MIEISNLIKAYNKEVVLNIQQLTINRGEVFGLVGNNGAGKTTLFNLILDLIVPSKGHVINNQINVQESEDWKSFTGAFIDESFTIGYLTPDEYFGFIAELRELNQADMDKHLDRYEDFFNGELRGKKKFIRDLSKGNQKKVGIAAAMMGNPEVVILDEPFANLDPGSQYKLRHLIKEQAAEMGTTFLVSGHTLDNIIDVCSRLVILEKGKIVKDVPKTETTLSEIEDFFAGVKEEVGVEL
- the tpx gene encoding thiol peroxidase, producing the protein MKETTGKITFKGNPLTLLGEPIKVGDKAPDFTVVGSDLSPVKLSDYDGKVRVLALYPSIDTGVCQAQNRKFNDEASNLGDAVILSISCDLPFAQNRFCAAEGLDKVITVSDHKDVDFGTKYGYLIKELRLLTRGTIVIDKDGVVKYAEIVPEVTDEPDYESAIKVIKELI
- a CDS encoding peptidylprolyl isomerase, producing MKLASILVSLLFFFSCQQKKNLVVNIETELGSILIELYSDKAPVTVKKFLRLVDDGVYENSSFYRVVRLDNQPENPIKIEVIQGGLRDDQLIEMHEPIVHETTDETGIKHLDGTFSMARLEPGTASTEFFICVGDQPDLDYGGKRNPEGQGFSAFGRVIEGMNVVRKIQAGAATAQTLDKSLIIKYIKRN
- a CDS encoding UDP-2,3-diacylglucosamine diphosphatase, encoding MKSKIRDLKVSVISDVHLATHACKAKPLLKYLKSINPEILVLNGDIIDSWRFSRNYFPKPHLKVVRQFIKMLEKGVKIFYITGNHDEFLRKFNGAEMGNLKIVNQLILDLDDQKTWIFHGDLFDHVIHQAKWLAKFGAAIYGLLTVANKSVNTMLRLFKLKDVIIYKSIKEKLIKDKTQLTHFEEVITKISGERNYKTVICGHTHIPRDKSTLTANGLVRYINCGDWVEHFTTAEYHHKKWHLFHYIDNQEDDENNEEPDIPNKKEVYKSLFQELAVANLL
- a CDS encoding glycosyltransferase family protein, with the translated sequence MKILYAIQGTGNGHLARATEIVPLLKTMVETDVLVSGIQGDLQLPFDVKYKYYGLSFIFGKKGGVSFLKTLLKLKPFRFIKDVYKLPLDNYDLVLCDFEPVTAWACKLRGKKAAGVSHQNAVLHSNAPKPQKADWLGNTILKKYAPSTKKYGFHFQKLDENNFTPVIRSAIRKAKEKKLSHYTVYLPAYSDDEIITALSPFNEVRWEVFSKHSAKTYEQGNVRIRPVSLEHFTQSFTTCTGILCAAGFETPAEAIFMGKKLCVIPMKKQYEQACNAAFLGEMGVIVLAELKNQTKKIDEWINQSDSLQINYPDNTLEVLAQILRSA